CCATCGCCACGTCGACGCCGGCGTCCGCGGCGATGCCGCGCACCGTCGCCTTCTCGTAACCGCTGCGCATGAAGTGGTCGCGCGCCGCGTCGAGGATGCGCTGCTTGTTCTGCTGGCCGGTGCGCCACCGGCCGCTGCGCCGGTTCTCGGCCACGACGAGAGTTTAGTTCAACAACCGTTGACCTATTCACGGGGCACGGCGTACCGTTTTCTTCAACAGAGGTTGAAGAAAGGAGTCGGACATGACGAGACAGCGACGGCTGTGGTGGCGGCACCTGCTTTCGGTGCTGCTCGCGCCCGCGATGATGACCGTCTTCATCCCGTCGGCGATCGCCGCGTCAACCGGCGCCACCGCACCCGATCCGAGCACCGCGGGCGGACTCCTGGCGGCCCTCGCCGGAGCGGTTCTCATCGGGTTCGGACTGTGCTTCTTGGTGTGGACCGTGGTGTTGTTCGACCGCGTCGGCGAGGGGACGCTCGCGATCGGGTCGCCCATCCACCTGGTGCTACGCGGCCCCTACCGGCACGTCAGGAACCCGATGATGACGGCGGTGTTCTGCATCCAGCTCGGAACCGCGGTCGCGACGATGTCGCCCTGGCTCTTCGGGTGGTTCGCGCTGTTCTGCACCGCCACGGCGATCGCCATTCCGGTCATCGAGGAACCGCACCTACGCAAGCGGTTCGGCGCGGAGTACGAGGCCTACCGGCGGCACGTCCCGCGCTGGGTCCCGCGGATCACCCCGTGGGAGCCGACGCACGCGGCGTGATCACCGCCATGGTCCGGTACCGGGGTGCGCAGTATGCGCGTATCCGGCCGCGAACGACGCGACGTACTCGACCGCCGCGCCGACGACCGCGTCGAACGGCTCGCGAGTGCCCGTGGCGAACGCCAGCATCGCGCCGCCCTGATGCGCCGCCAGCAGTGCCACCGCCAGATGCCTGGGCTCGACCCCTTCACCAAGTTCTCCGTTGCCGCACATCGCATCGATGCCGTCACGAAACAACTTCAGCCACCGGTCGTAACCCGCGGCGAGATCATCGAGGACGTCGCGTTGTTCGAGCAGTTCCCCGGTCAGCGACCCGTAGGCGCAACCGCCACGCAGGTACACCGTTTCGACATGGCCTGCAACGGCTTTCGCCCACGCCCGAAGCGCATCGATGCGGTCCAGACCCACCAGCTCGGGCTGTGCCGTGACCTCGGCCGCGCGGGCGGCCACGACATGACGGATCAGGTCGCGCTTGTCGGTGAAATAGTGCGTCAACTGCGAACCGCTGACCCCCACTGCCCGACGGACATCGTCGAGGCTGGTACCCGAAACACCCTGCCGGAACATCAGATCTGCCGCACCGTTGATGATGCGGGCCCGGGTCGCGAGCCCCTTGGGGGTGAAGCGTCGGTCCGCATCGTCGACAACGCTCGCCCGCGGGCGCCGAGCGTCGATCGGGCGCGGCGGACGCGGAACGCGCTCGGAGGGATCGGCTGCGAACAGGCGCAGGTGGTTCACCACGAACCTGAGCGTGTCACTCAGCGGCCACTCCTGGCGGTAGGTGAACGTCAGCATTCCAGCGCCCTGATGACCTGCGACGACCACCATCGCCAAATCCCGGGGATGCGCCGACTCCACGAGGACGCCCCGCTCGCGCATGCGCTCGAAAGAGCCCTCGAGCATCGAGATCCACTCCTGATATCCGTCGGCAAGAGTCCGGCGCGTCTCGGCATCGGACTTCCCCAACTGGCCGGCCAGCGCATGATAGGTCGGTGTGCCGGTGTATCCGATGCTGCGCAGTTGGCGGATGCCCAGATCGAGCCAACGTTCGAAGTCATCGAAGGTGTCCAGGCTGCCGAGCGCGGGCTGGCGGTGGAAATCGAGGACGACACCCATCTGGCGTTCCAGCACCGCCCTGACGAGGGCCTGCTTGTCCGCGAAGTAGTGGCTGAGTTGAGATCCGCTGACCGAGGCCACCTGTCGCACGCGGTCCAGGCTGAGCGCCGACAACCCCTCGTCGACGATCACCTGTGCGGCAGACCGAAGGATGCGTTCGCGCGTGGCACGGCCCTTTGCGGTGAACCCTGCATCGCCGGAAACGCCTGTCGTGACCATTTGCCGCGGAGTCTACCGGTCACCGGCGCCGAAGGCGCCGACTCGAACCGTCGCTGAGGTCAAATCGATCTCGCCGCATTGGCTTTCACCCGAATGAACGCCAGGACATCCAACCCATCGGCCGGTGGCGATTCCGGCGCCGGCGTCGGCCGGCCATTTCGGCGTTGAATGACATTCCCCTGCTTGACCTTTCCTTCTGGCCCCTGGGCGACGCGGTCAAGTCGCCACGGGCCCGCGCCAGCTGGGCCGACGGCACTGCGCCGGCACAATTGGCATCATTGTGCGTCGATCTCTACCCGCAGGTCAGGGCCGGTCGGACACTGGAGTGACCGGCGACCGGGATTACCCGGACACCGGCATGCGTTGCCCGATGAGACCGCGACTGAAAGTGAGCACCGACCGTGGCTACTCCTTCGGATCCTGCGCAGCTGCCCCGCCTGGCCGTGGCCCTCGACGGCACCGGATGGCATCCGGCGTCGTGGCGTGAACCCGAAGCGCGACCGGCTGAGGTGCTGCGTGCGGGGTACTGGGCGGATCTGATCGGCGAGGCGGAGCGCGGTCTGATCGACTTCGTCACGATCGAGGACGGCCTCACACTGCAGTCCGAGCACCCGTTCCGGCCCGATGACCGCACCGACCGGGTCCGCGGACGACTCGACGCCGTGCTCATCGCGGCCCGGGTCGCACCGCTCACCCGCCACATCGGCCTGGTCCCGACCGCGATCACCACGCACACCGAGCCCTTCCACATCTCCAAGGCCGTGGCCACGCTCGATTACGTCAGCACCGGGCGGGCCGGGGTCCGGGTTCAGGTGTCCTCCCGCCGCGACGCTGCCGCACACTTCGGGCGCAGGCAGCTCCCCGATGAGCGTCAGGCGCTGGTCACCGAACTGTTCGACGAGGCCGCCGACTTTGTGGAGGTGCTCCGCCGGCTTTGGGACAGCTGGGAGGACGACGCCGAGATCCGCGACGTCGCCACGGGACGCTTCGTCGACCGCACCAAACTGCACTACATCGACTTCGTCGGCACGCATTTCTCGGTCAAGGGTCCGTCGATCACCCCACGGCCGCCGCAGGGCCAACCGATCGTGGCCGCGCTGGGCCATGTCGATGCCGCGTACCAGCTGATCGCCACCAGCGCCGACGTCGGCTTCGTCACGCCACACAGTGCCGAGGAGGTCGCGTCGCTGGTCGAGACCATCGCAGCCCACCGCGCCACCGGCGCCGATCCGGTCCGTGTGTTCGCCGACGTGGTCGTGTTCCTCGATGACACCGCGGCCGCCGCGCGGGACCGGTGGGCACGGCTCGATGAGGTTGCCGGTGCCGAATACACCAGCGACGCCGAGATTTTCGCCGGGACACCGGCACAGCTGGCCGACCTTGTGCAGCACTGGCACGCCGCAGGCGCGAGTGGGCTGCGGTTGCGACCGGCGACACTCCCCCATGATCTGCGCCAGATCACCGACGGCCTGGTGCCGGAACTACAGCGGCGCGGAGCTTTCCGCGACGGGTACGACGCCACCACCCTGCGCGGTCTGCTTGGCCTGCCGCGGCCCGCCAACCGCTACGCCACCGCCTGATCCCGAGAGGCATCCGATGAGCAAACCAGTCAAGCAGATTCACCTCGCCGCGCACTTCCCCGGCGTCAACAACACCACGGTGTGGAGCGATCCGAATTCGGGCAGCCACATCGACTTCGCGTCGTTCGTCCACTTCGCGCAGACCGCCGAACGCGGCAAGTTCGACTTCATGTTCCTCGCCGAGGGCCTGCGCCTGCGCGAACAGGGCGGACAGATCTACGACCTCGACGTGGTCGGCCGCCCCGACACGTTCACCGTGCTCGCCGCGCTCGCCGCCGTGACCGACCGATTGGGCCTGACCGGTACGATCAACTCGACGTTCAACGAACCGTACGAGGTGGCACGGCAATTCGCCTCCCTGGACCATCTCTCCGACGGACGGGCCGCCTGGAACGTCGTCACCTCGTGGGATGCGTTCACCGGTGAGAACTTCCGCCGCGGCGGGTTCCTTCCGGAGAGCCAGCGGTACGAGCGCGCCGAGAGTTTTCTGGCCGCCGCACACACCCTGTTCGACTCCTGGCGCGGTGACCAGATCATCGCCGACAAGGACCGCGGGGTGTTCCTCTCCGACCCGACAGCAGGTGAGTTCTCCTACCACGACGATCATTTCGACATCAGCGGCCGGTTCAACGTGCCGCGCAGCCCGCAGGGCCGGCCCGTGATCTTCCAGGCCGGTGATTCCGATCGCGGTCGCGAGTTCGCCGCGGCGGCCGCCGACGCGATCTTCTCGCGATACGGCACGTTGGAAGACGGTCAGCAGTTCTTCGCCGACGTCAAAGGTCGTCTCGCCAAGTACGGACGGCGCCACTCCGACCTGCTGATCCTGCCCGCGGCGACCTTCGTGCTCGGAGACACCGATGCCGAGGCCGCCGACCTGGCCCACGAGGTTCGACTGGCGCAGGTCTCACCGCAGACGGCGATCAAGTTCCTCGAACAGCTGTGGAACCGTGACCTGTCCGACCACGACCCGGACGGACCACTGCCCTCGGTCGATCCCG
This genomic window from Mycolicibacterium goodii contains:
- a CDS encoding LLM class flavin-dependent oxidoreductase codes for the protein MATPSDPAQLPRLAVALDGTGWHPASWREPEARPAEVLRAGYWADLIGEAERGLIDFVTIEDGLTLQSEHPFRPDDRTDRVRGRLDAVLIAARVAPLTRHIGLVPTAITTHTEPFHISKAVATLDYVSTGRAGVRVQVSSRRDAAAHFGRRQLPDERQALVTELFDEAADFVEVLRRLWDSWEDDAEIRDVATGRFVDRTKLHYIDFVGTHFSVKGPSITPRPPQGQPIVAALGHVDAAYQLIATSADVGFVTPHSAEEVASLVETIAAHRATGADPVRVFADVVVFLDDTAAAARDRWARLDEVAGAEYTSDAEIFAGTPAQLADLVQHWHAAGASGLRLRPATLPHDLRQITDGLVPELQRRGAFRDGYDATTLRGLLGLPRPANRYATA
- a CDS encoding TetR/AcrR family transcriptional regulator, whose amino-acid sequence is MVTTGVSGDAGFTAKGRATRERILRSAAQVIVDEGLSALSLDRVRQVASVSGSQLSHYFADKQALVRAVLERQMGVVLDFHRQPALGSLDTFDDFERWLDLGIRQLRSIGYTGTPTYHALAGQLGKSDAETRRTLADGYQEWISMLEGSFERMRERGVLVESAHPRDLAMVVVAGHQGAGMLTFTYRQEWPLSDTLRFVVNHLRLFAADPSERVPRPPRPIDARRPRASVVDDADRRFTPKGLATRARIINGAADLMFRQGVSGTSLDDVRRAVGVSGSQLTHYFTDKRDLIRHVVAARAAEVTAQPELVGLDRIDALRAWAKAVAGHVETVYLRGGCAYGSLTGELLEQRDVLDDLAAGYDRWLKLFRDGIDAMCGNGELGEGVEPRHLAVALLAAHQGGAMLAFATGTREPFDAVVGAAVEYVASFAAGYAHTAHPGTGPWR
- a CDS encoding NtaA/DmoA family FMN-dependent monooxygenase (This protein belongs to a clade of FMN-dependent monooxygenases, within a broader family of flavin-dependent oxidoreductases, the luciferase-like monooxygenase (LMM) family, some of whose members use coenzyme F420 rather than FMN.) → MSKPVKQIHLAAHFPGVNNTTVWSDPNSGSHIDFASFVHFAQTAERGKFDFMFLAEGLRLREQGGQIYDLDVVGRPDTFTVLAALAAVTDRLGLTGTINSTFNEPYEVARQFASLDHLSDGRAAWNVVTSWDAFTGENFRRGGFLPESQRYERAESFLAAAHTLFDSWRGDQIIADKDRGVFLSDPTAGEFSYHDDHFDISGRFNVPRSPQGRPVIFQAGDSDRGREFAAAAADAIFSRYGTLEDGQQFFADVKGRLAKYGRRHSDLLILPAATFVLGDTDAEAADLAHEVRLAQVSPQTAIKFLEQLWNRDLSDHDPDGPLPSVDPVVGENTIARGRASVRMYRDPIATANEWRAKAEAENLTTRELIIEVTGRQNFIGSAVTIAESINHLVQSDASDGFILVPHVTPGGLDPFVDKVVPLLQERGVFRTDYTGTTLRDHLGLALPDRGAEPARATG
- a CDS encoding methyltransferase family protein, which codes for MTRQRRLWWRHLLSVLLAPAMMTVFIPSAIAASTGATAPDPSTAGGLLAALAGAVLIGFGLCFLVWTVVLFDRVGEGTLAIGSPIHLVLRGPYRHVRNPMMTAVFCIQLGTAVATMSPWLFGWFALFCTATAIAIPVIEEPHLRKRFGAEYEAYRRHVPRWVPRITPWEPTHAA